The following DNA comes from Moritella sp. 24.
TACGACATACGTGGACCAGTATTAAAAGAAGCGAATCGCTTAGAAGAAGAAGGTCATCGAGTAATCAAATTAAACATCGGGAATCCCGCCCCATTTGGTTTTGAAGCCCCAGAAGAAATCGTTAAAGACGTGATTCATAACCTGCCATTAAGCCAAGGTTATTGTGATTCAAAAGGACTATACTCTGCGCGTAAAGCTGTAATGCAGCATTATCAACAGAAAGGCCTGCTGAATGTATCAATAGATAATATTTATTTGGGTAATGGTGTATCAGAATTAATCATGATGTCGATGCAGGCATTGCTGAATAATGGTGATGAAGTATTAGTACCGTCACCAGATTATCCATTGTGGACAGCGGCAATTACCCTTTCTGGTGGTAAAGCAACGCACTACATTTGTGATGAAGAATCTGATTGGTATCCTGATCTGGATGACATTAAATCGAAGATTACACCGAATACTAAAGGTATTGTTTTAATCAATCCAAACAACCCGACAGGTGCGGTTTATAGCAAAGAATTCTTGCTAGAAGTGATTGAAGTTGCGCGTCAAAACAAGCTGATTATTTTTGCTGATGAGATCTATGACAAGATCTTATATGACGGTGTTGAGCATGTGCCAATGTGTACGCTTGCACAAGATATTCTGATTGTTACTTTCAATGGTCTATCTAAAGCATACCGTATTGCGGGTTTCCGCTCTGGTTGGTTGGTACTGAGCGGTGCAACGCACCTTGCTAAGGATTATATTGCCGGATTAGAAATGTTAGCGTCAATGCGCCTGTGCTCTAACGTACCGATGCAACATGCGATACAAACAGCGTTAGGCGGTTATCAAAGTATTAATGAGTTGATTCTACCGGGTGGCCGTTTACTGGAACAACGTGATTTAGCTTGGAAGATGTTAAATGAAATTCCGGGTATCTCGTGTGTTAAACCAAAAGGTGCGATGTATCTGTTCCCGAAAATTGATATGGAAATGTACAATATCAAAGACGACCAGAAATTTGCCTTAGACTTGTTACAACAAGAAAAGCTATTGATTGTGCAAGGTACTGGTTTTAACTGGAGCCGTCCAGATCACTTCCGCGTTGTATTCTTACCACGTGTTGAAGAGTTAACAATTGCGATTAACAAACTAGCAAACTTCCTATCGACTTACCGTCAGGCTTAATTTTTTAGTAATACAGTGATAGATATTAGAAGGCGTCGTAATGACGCCTTTTTTGTTATTTATATCTGCCTTTGAGTAGTAGTCCTGCTATTACACAAACAGATAACTCTAATACTAAGTAAATATGCATGACATAATTTGGATTACCGTCAACAACCATTCCTACAAGACGTCCTAGCGCCATACCTGACATTAATAAAAGCACTGCTAACAAACCTATATGCAATGTATTATCTTGCTTAGCCAAAATATATAACACTAGACCAACGCTCATAGACATACCGCCATAAGTCGCCCTTAAATCGATAATTCCCGAGCTAGAATCCATCTTACTCTGAACTAAAAAGTATAAGACTTCTTGTGGAAAAGCAACAAAGAGTAAACCATAGAAAAAAAATATAGCCGACGTTAATAAGATCATTACTTTTGCCATGATTAAATTACCTCTAAAATTACTATTTAGCCCTTTGTAGTCTTAATTCATAACCAATAGGTATCATTATTTTAACTATGATTATCATGTAGTAACGTAGTTAATCTAACTATGCCTATCGTTTAATCTAGTAACGGATAGTGTAGAATAGTATTCTCATAAAACTATCAGGCAATTAGCAATGACCCATACAAGCCTAACAGAATACAAAATGTCGCTTATAAATGTTATCGGCATTCTTATCAGTGGTTTTATAACAACAATACTGATTGTATCGATAATGATAATTACCCCACAAAAAGAGCAATTAGAAAAAATAAATATAGAGATACGAAGCAAAGATCAACAAATACAATATCTTAAATCGTCACATCAAAACGAACTAGAGATTCAACAACAACATATTCAGTATCTCACAACCCAGCTGACGATCAAAAATCGTAATTCCTCAAGTGGTGATACCAATGAAAAATATTAAGCCTTTTTTAATTATTGGTGGCGGACTCATATTTGCTTTTTTTGCTTTAGTTTTTTTAATATTATCGGGACAAGTCTATCAATATGACTCTGTTGCTTTTGGGAACTGGGCTATGTGGTTTGGGGCGATAGGAACTATTGGAACCTTGGTCCTATTAATGATTCAAAACTATAATCTCAGTAAACATCAAAAAAATACAGAAGAACTCCAAAGTGCCCTATGGGAGAAGCAATTAAAAGCTTTAAATTTTAAAGAATATCAAAGCCATATTTCAGAGTTTAACGACACTCTAATATCAATTGAAAAAACATTTTCAGGTTCTTTTTTATTTCATGATAAGAAAGCCTTTT
Coding sequences within:
- a CDS encoding pyridoxal phosphate-dependent aminotransferase, which codes for MYSIEKSHKLDNVCYDIRGPVLKEANRLEEEGHRVIKLNIGNPAPFGFEAPEEIVKDVIHNLPLSQGYCDSKGLYSARKAVMQHYQQKGLLNVSIDNIYLGNGVSELIMMSMQALLNNGDEVLVPSPDYPLWTAAITLSGGKATHYICDEESDWYPDLDDIKSKITPNTKGIVLINPNNPTGAVYSKEFLLEVIEVARQNKLIIFADEIYDKILYDGVEHVPMCTLAQDILIVTFNGLSKAYRIAGFRSGWLVLSGATHLAKDYIAGLEMLASMRLCSNVPMQHAIQTALGGYQSINELILPGGRLLEQRDLAWKMLNEIPGISCVKPKGAMYLFPKIDMEMYNIKDDQKFALDLLQQEKLLIVQGTGFNWSRPDHFRVVFLPRVEELTIAINKLANFLSTYRQA
- a CDS encoding DUF4345 domain-containing protein; this translates as MAKVMILLTSAIFFFYGLLFVAFPQEVLYFLVQSKMDSSSGIIDLRATYGGMSMSVGLVLYILAKQDNTLHIGLLAVLLLMSGMALGRLVGMVVDGNPNYVMHIYLVLELSVCVIAGLLLKGRYK